GCGGCGCTCGACGACGCCGGCGTCGCCGGCGACGACGTGGAGCACCTCAACTACGGCAACTTCATGGGCGCGCTCGCCGAGCGTCAGGGCCACCAGGCGCCGCTGATGGCCGAGGCCGCGGGGCTGCGCTGTGCGGGCACCCGGTACGAGGAGGCGTGCGCCTCCGCCGGCGTCGCCGTCCGCGAGGCGGTCCGCGCGGTCCGCTCGGGCGAGAACGACGTGATGCTCGCCGGCGGGATGGAGCGCATGACGAACCTCTCGACGGCGGACGTGACCGAGTCGCTCGCGGTCGCCGCCGACGAGCTGTTCGAGGTGCGCGCGGGCGTCACCTTCCCCGGCGCGTACGCGCTGATGGCCCGCGCGTACTTCGACGAGTACGGCGGGGGCCGCGAGGACCTCGCGCACGTGGCCGCGAAGAACCACGCCAACGCCGTGAACAACGAGTACGCGCAGTACCAGCGGGAGATCACCGTCGAGCAGGCGCTCGACTCGCCGGCGGTCGCCTCCCCGCTGCACCTGTTCGACGCCTGCCCGATCACGGACGGCGCGAGCGCGCTCGTGCTCGTCTCCGAGGAGTACGCCGAGGAACACGACCTGGACGCGCCGGTCGCGATAACCGGGACGGGACAGGGCGGCGACCGTGCCGCGCTGCAGGACCGCACGGACATGGCCCGCACGCCCGCCGCCGCCGACGCGGCCGCCGAGGCGTACGGCGACGCCGGTGTCGCCGGCGACGAGGTCGACGTGGCGGAGGTCCACGACTGCTTCACCATCGCGGAGGTGATGGCGCTTGAGGCGCTGGACTTCTTCGACCCCGGCGAGGGGATCGGCGCCGCCCGCCGCGGCGACACCACCCGCGACGGCGACCTCCCGGTGAACCTCTCGGGCGGGCTGAAGGCGAAGGGCCACCCGGTCGGCGCGACCGGCGGCTCGCAGATCGCGGAGATGACCCGCATCCTGCGCGGCGACCACCCCAACAGCGACGCCGTGCCCGACGCGACGGTCGGGCTCACCCACAACGCCGGCGGGACGGTCGCCAGCGCCGTCGTCCACGTGCTGGAGGTGGCGGAATGAGCGACCCCGAGCCCGACGGGCCCGCTGACACGGGCTACGACGAGTGGGCCGACTCGCTGGCAGAGGGCGGCTACTACATCGAGTGTGCGAACGGGCACGGGAACCTCCCGCCGCGGCGCGTGTGCCCGGACTGCGGGAGCACCGACCTCTCCGAGGAGCCGCTGCCCGATACCGGCGAGGTCGCCACGTTCTCCGAGGTCCACGTCGCGCCCTCCGGCTTCGGCGAGGAGCCGCCGTACGTCACCGCGGTCATCGACTTCGGCCTCGTCCGCGTCACCGGGATCGTCCGCGAGTTGTCCGCCGACGAGATCGGGATCGGGACCGCCGTGCGGCCGGACGTGGAGCGCAACGACGCGACGGGCAAGCGCCTGGTCGTGTTCCGGCCGGCGTAGGGCGGCCGCCGCGCTCGCGGCGGACCGCCCGTCGCGAGTTCACTCGATCCGTTCCAGTTCGTCGGTGTCGTAGTCGGGGACGGACACGGCCTCGTCGAGGTCACCTGCGACGCTCCCGCCGCGGATCGCCTCGTCGAGCGCCTGCCGCAACGGCCACAGGTCCGGTTTGACGTACGCGTCGTCGCTGCGCCACGCGTAGCGGACGCGCCGGTCGGGGTCGATCAGGAAGACGCCGCGTTTCACCATTCCCCGGTGGCCCTCCCATTCCTCGTACTTCACGTCGTACGCCGCCGCGACGCTGTGGTCCGTGTCCGACAGCAACGGGAACCCCAGGTCATAGGCGTCGGCGAACGTACGGTGCGCGTACGTCGAGTCGCCCGAGATGGCCCACGGCACGACGTTGGGGGTGGCCTCGAAGAAGTCGGCGTCGCGGATGGCACACATCTCGGGCGTACACACCGGGCTGAAGTCGGCCGGGTAGAAGAACAACACCACGTGGTTCCCGGCGTCGGTCGTCTCCGACAGCGAGAACTCGTCGCGCTCGGCGCGGACGACGCCGACGATCGAGAAATCGGGCGCGAGGTCTCCCGTGGTCAGCATGGTCCGCTTAGTGTTTGTGACCGATTGTCAAGGGTATTTCGGCGCGCGTTCAGTCGTCGCCGTCCTCCTGCTCGACGGTCACCGTCTCGTCGGGGCGTGCGCCGGCGACGACGCCGACGAACTGGTCGCCGAACTCCACGTGCGGGAGCAACATCGCGTCGTCGAACACGACCAGCTCGCAGCCGGCGGCGTCCGCGAGGTCGCGGCCCTCCGCGAGCGGCGGGAGGTCGGCCTCCCGTCCCCACACGATCGTCGTCGGCGCGTCCAGCGTCGCGAGCGCGTCCGCGAGATCCACGTCGCTGTTCAGGAACCCGGAGACGAACGACGCGGGGGCGAAGCGGGCGTTCTTCTGGTGGGTCGTGCGCCACTCGTAGTCGGGCCAGTCGTCGCCGGCCTTCTCGGGGTCCCAGTAGCCGTGGTCGGCGTTGAAGTAGGCGATGGAGGGCTTGGAGGCGAGCAGCCCGAAGACCGCCTCGCCGACGATCGGCGCCCGGATCAGCTCCCGCACCGCGGTCTTGGGCGGCTCGGGCCCCGCGACCGCGGTCGGGCACACGAGCGTGAGATCGGCGAGGTCGAGGCCGTCGGCGACGGCGGCGACGTACGCGCCCGTCAGCGACGAGGCGACCACGCGCGGCTCGTCGTACTCCGCGAGGAAGTCGCGGACGAAGTCCTCGTACAGCGCCGCCGAGTAGCGCAGCGGCGGGCGATCGGAGCGCCCGAACCCCGGGAGATCCGGGGCGACGACGTGGTAGTCCTTCGAGAGCGCGGCGAACACCTCGCGCCACTCGCCGGCGGAGCCGGCGGCGTTGATCCCGTGGAGGAGGACGAGCGTCTCGTCGTCCCCGTCGCCGGCCTCGGTGTAGGCGATGTCCATCCCGCGCCAGCGATAGGTGCGCTGGATCCCGCGCAGCGGCGGTTCGAGCTGTCCCGCCTTCGCGCGAAGCGCGCGCGTCGCCGCGACCGTGAGACCGGCGCCGAGCGCGGCGTACGTGATCGTCGAGGAGAGCTTCGATCGGAGAGTCATAGGCGATCGTAGGGCCGCCGTGAACTTAGTTCGCGTGGCAACCGACCGACACGGCGGTCCGCGCCGGCGACTCGGCGATCGGACCCGCCGGCGACCCGATATCGACTCGACGACGACGCGACGACGACTCCGCGATGGACGGTCGATCGGTCGGCCGGGTCTCGCGGAGTTACAACGGCTCCTCGCCGTCGACGATCCGGAGACACCGCTGTGCCAACGCCGGCACCCGCGTCTCCATCGTCGGGTACAGCGGGTCGTCGCTGTTGCCCTCCAGGTACCGCCGGTAGAACATCTCGCCGAGGGCTGCGAGCTTGTACACCGCGAGCGTCCGGTAGAAGCGGTCGTGCTCGTAGTCGATCCCGGTCGCGTCCTCGTAGCGCGCGACCAGATCCCGCCGACTCGGGTACCCCTCGCGCTCCATGAACGTCGAGGTGAGCTCCGGCGTCGCCGGCGCGGGGTCGCCGGGGTCGCGCCAGAAGGAGAGCATCCACCCCAGGTCGGTGAGCGGGTCGCCCAGCGCCGACAGCTCCCAGTCGAGGACGGCGACCAACTCGGGCGGCGTCCCGGGCGCGAACATGACGTTGTCCAGCTTGTAGTCGCCGTGGACGAGCGCGTGCTCGTGGTCGGCGGGGACGTTCGCCCGCAGCCACTCGGTGACCTCGGCGATCTCGGGCACCTCGCGGTCCTCGGCGGTCACCTCGAACGCCCACCGGAACTGCTTCGCCCAGCGGCCGACCTGCCGTTCGGTGAAGCCCGCGGGACGCCCGAACTCGCCGAGGCCGACCGTCCCGGGGTCGACCGCGTGGACCGCCGCGAGGGCGTCGACCAGCTCCTCGCCGACGCGACGGCGGTGCTCGGGCGCCGCGAAGCGCTCGGGTTCGTCGTCGCGGAGCACGTCGCCCGCGGTTCGCTCCATCACGTAGAAGTCCGAGCCCAGCGCGTCGTGGTCGTCGCACCCGAGCACCGTCGCCGGCAGCGGCACGGCGGTGTCCTGCAGCGCGTCCATCACGCGGTACTCCCGGAGCACGTCGTGGGCGGTCTCGGCCGTCTCGCCCGGCGGGGGCCGGCGGATCACCAGCTCGCGGTCGCCGTGGGTGACGAACAGCGTCTCGTTGGAGTGGCCCTCCGGGTGGCGGCGAACGTCGAACTGGTCGGCCGGGCCCAACTCGGCCGCGAGATACGAGCGGAGGCGCTCGGGGTCGACGAGGCGTCGGACGTACGCCTCGGAGTCGTCGGACATGCGAGTCGGTTGCACACCGCCCACGAAAAACGCCGGGGGTCGCGAGCGCGCGGCCGTCGCCCCGCCCCGTCGAGCGGTTCGGGTTGACGGTTCGGGCGGGCGATTCTGGCGGCCGTTCGGGGGTAGTGTTTTGCCTCGGCGGTCGGACCCCGTGGTATGGAGTACGACGACAGCGAGGCGGCGCGTGCGCTCGCCGAGCGAACCCGGGAGTTCGTCGACGAGGAGGTCGTCCCCGCGGAGCGGGAGGTGCTCGGGGACGGCCCCGTGAGCGACGAGCGGCTCGCGGAGCTCCGGGAGGCGGCCCGCGAGTACGACGTGTTCTGCCCGCAGATCGGCGAGGAGTTCGGCGGCATGGGGATGGCCTTCCGCGACGTGTTGCCGATGTTCGAGCAGGCGGGGCGGTCGCTGTTGGGCGCGGCCGCCTGCCGCGTCGACGCACCCGACGAGGGGAACATGCACACGCTGGAGCTGCTCGGTACCGACGAGCAACAGGCGCGGTGGCTCAGACCGCTCGTCGCCGGCGAGATCTCCTCGGGCTTCTCGATGACCGAGCCGATGCAGGGCGGCGGCTCCGATCCGAAGATGATCCGCACGAGCGCCGAGAAGGACGGCGACGAGTGGGTCATCGACGGCCACAAGTGGTGGACCACCGGCGGCACCGAGGCGGACGTGCTCATCGTGATGGCGCGCACCGACCCCGACGCGCATCCGTACGAGGGCACGTCGCTGTTTCTCGTCCCCGCGGACACGCCGGGCGTGAATATCGTCCGCGACATCCCTCACGTGGGCGGCGAGGTGACCGGCGTCGGTCACGCGGAGATCGAGTACGACGGCGTCCGCGTCCCCGAGGAGAACCTCCTCGGGAACCTGAACGAGGGGTTCGCCCACGCACAGCAGCGGCTCGGCCCCGCCCGGCTCACTCACTGCATGCGCTTCGCCGGGATGGCCGAGCGCGCGCTCGACGTGGCGAAGGCCTACACCAGCGAGCGCGAGGCGTTCGGCGGCCCGATCGCGGACAAGCAGGCCGTCCGCCACGACGTCGCCGACGCGGAGACCGAGTTGCACGCCGTGCGGACGATGGTTCGCGACGCCGCCGACCGGATCGACCGCGGCGAGGAGGCGCGCGTGCAGGTGGCGATGAGCAAGACGTTCGCCGCCAACACGGTACAGGACATCGTCGACACCGCGCTCCAGCTGTGCGGCGCAAACGGCATCGGGAAGGACCTCCCGATCGGGGACTTCTACGAGTCGGTCCGGCAGTTCCGGATCATCGACGGCGCCGACGAGGTCCACCGGCGCGTCATCGCCCGCGACGCCTTCTCGGACGTGGACGAGTCGGAGCTGGCGAACGCGACGCGCTACGGCGAACCGAACGGGTAGGGATCCGGCGAAAAACCGCCCCCGACCGGAAGCCGCCGGGACCGAACCGTCGCCCCGATTTTTGTCCCCCGCGGGCGACGGGGCTGTCATGGTGACACTCGATGCGGACCACGAGGCGTGGGCGGCCGCCCAGTCGGAGACGACGGCGGTCGTCGACGGCCGGGAGCTGGACGTGGCGTACTACGAGGCCGGCCGCGACAACGACGGCCCGCCGGCGATCTTCCTCCACGGCATCCCGACGTGGTCGTTCCTCTGGCGGGGGATCGCCCCCGCGGTCGCCGAGGACAGACACGTGATCGTGCCCGACCTCGTCGGCTACGGAAACTCCCAGCGCACCGACGACTTCGACCGGTCGATCCGCGCGCAGACGGGCGTGATCGCCGAGCTGATCGCCGACGCGGGGTACGACGAGGTCGACCTCGTCGCCCACGACATCGGCGGCGGGGTCGCGCTGCGGTTCGCCGCGGCCCGCCCCCGACAGGTGCGGAAACTGGTGCTTTCGAACGCCGCCTGCTTCGACTCGTGGCCGGTGGAGTACATCAACTCCCTCGGCGTCCCGGGCGTCGTCGAGGGCTGGGACGACGCGGAGTTCGAGGAGAACATGGAGTTCCTGTTCGCCGAGGGCGCCCACGGCGACGCCGACCCGGCGTTCGTCGCGGGGATGCGGGAACCGTGGGCCCGCGAGGGCGGCCGGCCGGCGCTTGCGCGGGCGGCGGTCGCGACGAACACCAACCACACGACCTGCATCGACTACGGGGCGATCACCGCCGAGACGCTGTGTCTGTGGGGCGCCGACGACGTGCTCCAGCCGATCGACAACGCCGAGCGCCTCGCCGACGCCGTCGCCGGCGACGCCGAGGTCGTCGGCCTCGACGACGCCTACCACTGGGTTACCCACGACCGCACCGAGGCGTACCGCGAGCGGGTGCGGACGTTCCTCGCGGACTGACCCGAACCGGTTCGCGGCGGTCGCGCGGAAGCGGGAACCGGCGGTGGCTATTTAGCGATGGAAACTCCAGGCCCGCCATGTCGTTCCAGCTTTCGAGCGAGCAGGAGGCGATCCGGGACGTGGTCCGGGAGTTCGGGGAAAACGAGATCCGGCCCGTCGCGCGCGAACACGACGAGACGCGCGAGTATCCGCACGACCTCGTGGAGCAGGCCGCACGGTACGACCTGGTGGCGCCGACGATCCCCGAGGAGTACGGCGGCGCCGGGATGGACCTGCTGACCGCGGTGGTCGTGACCGAGGAGCTGTGGCGCGCGGACCCCGGGATCGGCTCGGCGATCGGCTCGCGCGGCTTCGGCACGACGATGATCCGGGAGTTCGGCGACGAGTGGATGAAGGAGGAGTGGCTCCCGAAGGTCGCCGCCGGCGACGCGGCCACCTGCTCGTGCATCTCCGAGCCCGCGCACGGCTCCGACGTGGCGGGTATCGAGACCCGCGCGGAGCTCGACGAGGAGGCCGGCGAGTGGGTGCTCAACGGCGACAAGATGTGGATCACGAACGGGACGATCGCCGACGTGGCGGTCGTGATGGCGAAGACCTCGCCCGGCGAACGCCACCGCGGCATCACCGCGTTCCTCGTCGAGGCCGACCGCGACGGGTTCGAGCCGACGAAGATCGACAACAAGCTCGGCATCCGCGCCTCCGACCTCGCGGAGATCCGCCTCGACGACGTGCGGGTCCCCGAGGACCACGTGATCGGCGCGGTCGATCAGGGCTTCTACCAGTTGATGGCGTTCTTCGCGGGGGGACGCACCTCCGTGGCCGCACAGGCCGTCGGCGCGGCCCAGGGCGCGCTCGACGCCGCCGTCGAGTACGCCGGGGAGCGCGAGCAGGGGGGCAAGACGATCCAGGAGTACCAGGCCATCTCCCACAAGCTCGCCGAGATGGCGACCGACGTGGAGGCGGCGCGGTCGCTGACGTACCGCGCGGCATCGGTCGTCGACGCCGACGGCGACGACCAGCTGGCCGCGAAGTTCGCGTCGATGGCGAAGCTGTTCGCCTCCGAGCGCGCCGTCGAGGTCGCCGACGAGGGGATCCAGGTGCACGGCGGCGCCGGCTTCGTCACGGACCACCCCGCCGAGCGCTTCTACCGCGACGCACGGATCACGAAGATCTACGAGGGGACCTCCGAGATCCAGAAGAACATCATCTCGGATCAGCTGCTGTGAGCGCGCGAGGAGCGGGCGCCCCGGCGGTCCGTCGCGGCGGATCGTCGGCGCGGTCGCGGACGAGTGCCGCCCGGGATCGGCCGGGGAGCGGCAGCCTCGCCCTCGGTCTCGTTCCCGTACCCGGAACCCGGAGGGGTGGCGCATGAGCGACGAGGTCGAAGAGGCCGCCGCCGGCGACGCCCCGGAGTGGGACTTCTCCGAACGAGACGTGGCGATCCTCGAGGAGGTCGCCGACAACCCCGGCATCTCCTCTCGGGAGCTGTCGCGGGTGCTGGAGGACGACTACGGTATCGAGGTCTCGCACGTCACCGTCAGCGAGACGCTCCGGAAGATGCGCGAGCGGGGCGTGTTCCGCGACGCCATCGTCCCGAACGAGGACTACTACGCCTTCGGCCTGTTCGAGTTCAAGTTCGACCCCTCGAACTTCGCGGAGGAGTGGCGCGCGGCGATGGAGTACATCCGCGACGACCCCCACACGCTGCTGTATTTCCTCTCTGACGGCGAGTACCAGTGGAAGTCGGTGATGATGTTCCCGAGCCGGGAGGCCCAGTCGAAGTGGATCCACGAGTTCTACAAGGAACACGGCGCGGTCGTCTCGAACCTCCGGAACCACGTCGTCCACAACGTCCTCAAGTTCCGCACCGACCCGGAGATCTTCCGGACCTTACGCGAGGAGTAGAGGACTGGACTGTCGTCCACCCTTCGACCCGCCGCTCGTTATACCACGGGGACCCGCGGGCCGACCGATAGGTGTACCGCCGCGAGCTTACCAATGGTAAGTTTCGGCCGGGTTCGCCCCCCGGGATTCATGGGATTCCGCCCCCGACCCACTGTCGATGACACGACACACTGACTCACACGACGCGGAATCGCATCACATGGACACACACGACACGGATCCCCACGGAAACCCCCGCCCTCTCGCCCGCACCGGTGCGACGACCCCGACGCCCTCGTCCGGCGGGTGGTCGGCGTGAGCGACGCCGGCGGCGACGCCGCCCGCCGTATCGCCGACCGCTTCTCGCTTTCGGGCGACGTGGCGGTGATCACGGGTGCCTCAAGCGGGATCGGCCGCGCGATCGCCGAGGAGTTCGCCGCCGACGGCGCCGACGTGGTCGTCTGCTCGCGCGAGCAGGGGAACGTCGACCCCGTCGCCGAGGCGATCAACGGGGCCGCGGAGGCTGCCGCCGACGCGGACGGCGATGCCGAGGGTGACGACGAGCCGGGTGCGGCCCCCGCTCACGGTCGCTGTCTCGCCGTCGAGTGCGACGTGACCGACCGCGACGCAGTCGACGCGCTCGTCGAGGCGACCGTCGGGGAGTTCGGCGGGCTCGACGTGCTCGTGAACAACGCGGGCGCGTCGTTCATGGCGGCCTTCGAGGACATCTCCGCGAACGGGTGGGAGACCGTCGTCGACATCAACCTCCACGGCACGTTCCACTGCACGCAGGCCGCCGGCGACCACCTCGCCGACGGCGGCGGCGCGGTGGTCAACCTCGCGAGCGTCGCGGGCCGACGTGCCGCCCAGTACATGAGCCATTACGGCGCGGCGAAGGCGGGCGTGATCAACCTCACCGAGACGCTCGCGCTGGAGTGGGCCGGCCGGGACGTGCGCGTCAACTGCATCGCTCCCGGGTTCGTGGCGACGCCGGGCGTCGAACAACAGATGGGCGTCTCTGCCGACGAGGTCGACCGGGGCGACGTGGACCGCCGGATCGGCACGAGCGAGGAGATCGCCGACATCGCCCGCTTCCTCGCGAGCGACGCCGCCAGCTACATGACCGGCGAGACGGTGGCGGCGCAGGGCGTCCCGCAGGGAGAGGAGCTCCCGCAGCAGTAATCGACCGATCCGATGGTTGATGACCTCGATCACGGCGACCCCGGCCGCGAGGGCCAGCTTCATCACGTCGAGCTGTACGCGGCGGAGCTCGACGCCGTTACTCCTTTCTGGGACTGGCTGCTGGGCGAACTCGGCTACGAGCCGAAGGAGGAGTGGGACGGCGGCCGCTCGTGGGTGAACGGGCCGACGTACCTGGTGTTGGTCGAGGCGGACCGGCCGACCGAACGCTTCGACCGAACCGCGCCCGGACTGAATCACCTCGCGTTTCACGCAGCCTCGCGCGAACAGGTGGACCGCCTCGCCGACGGCGTCCGCGAACGCGCGGACGCCTCACTGCTCTACGGGGATCGCCACCCCTTCGCCGGCGGGTACTACGCGCTCTACTGCGAGTCCCCGGACGGCCTGAAGGTCGAGGTCGTCGCCCCCGCGGAATAGCTCACAGCGCGATGCTGGCGAGGCCGAGCGCGGCGACGGCGGTGACCGCGAGCACGGCCGCGGTCGCGAGCCCGAGCCGGACGCGAACGGCGGTCTCGGTGCGCATACCTCGACCTCCCGGACCGACTACTTCAACCTACGCCGCCAGTTATCTGAACTGAAAACTACGTCCCGCGGGACGCGTCGACGACCTCGTAGGAGACGGCCGTCTCGCGGAGACCCTCGGCGTGTGCCGCGAGGTCGCCGGCAACGACGACCAGCAGCACGTCGAGCCCGCGCATAGCGGCCTCGCGGACGGCGTCGACGGTGCCGAAGCGCACGTCGGGGTCGCGGTCGATGCGACCCAGTGCCGCCAGCGCCTCGGTCCCCGCGGCGACGACGAGGTCGGCGTCGCCGGCGAGGTCCCGCAGTCGGTCGGGGTCGACCGCGCCGCTCCCGCCGTCGCGGACGCCGGGGACCGTGACGGCCGTGACGGCGCCCAGCTCGTAGTCGACGACGCCGTCGAACTCCGCGACGCCGATGTCGTCGCCCGACTCGCCGGACGTGACGGCGACCGCGGTGGCGCCGGCGTCGTCCGAGCCACCGGACGCGGCGTCCGTGTCGGGAGCGTCGCCGTCCGCGTCGGCGACCCGGCGCGCGTGGAGGACTCCCTCGCGCATCGAGAGGCCGACGCGGTCGCCCTCCTCGACGGGACCGTCCGCGAGGGCGGTCTCGACCTCCACGTCGCCGAGCACGTCGCTCGTGACGTGGTCGAGGTACTCGCTGAGCTCGTCGGTCCGGGAGATGAGCCAGTCGACGCCCTCCTTCGTCACGCGGTAGCGTCCGCGCCCCTCGCGGTCGACGAAGCCGCCGTCGGCGAGGTCGCCGAGGTGTTCGGAGACCGCCTGGGCGGTGATCCCGATGGCGTCGGCGATCTCGCGTTGGCTCACCGCGGGCTGGCGCTCGGCGATCTCGACGAGGATGCGGTACCGCGTCGCGTCGCGCTTGTGTCGGAGAACGCCGAGGTCTCCGTCCGTGCCGTCGTCGCTCACAGTCGACGGTTGGAGACGAACACAAATAGAGTTGCGGTCCACCGCCGCAGATCGCGGGCGAGGGCCGATCCCCCTCAACCGAAGTTGTGCTCGTGGCCGAGTGGGTGCCCGCGGATCAGACGCCCTCCAGCAGTCGTCGGAGGTGTTCCGGCGGCACCGCTCCGCGGGCGGCGTGGCCGTCGGCGACGAACGTCGGCACGCCGGTCACGCCGCGCTCGCGGGCCGCCTCGAACTGCGACTCCAGTTCCTCGGCCAGCGCCCCGTCGTCGACGGCGTCGCGGATCTCCCCGCCGTCGACGCCGACGGACTCGGCCAGCTCCGCGAGGGTGTCGAGGTCGTCGATCTCGCGGCCCTCCTCCCAGTGGGCTTCGAGGACGGCGTCGTAGAAGTCGCGGAACGTGTCGAGGTCGGCCGTCTGTTTCACGTACAGCGCGGCCTGCTGGGCGTCCCAGGAGTCGGCGTCGTGCACCTCGTCGAACGCGAGCATCCCGTCGGCGTCGTACTCCTCGCGCAGGCGCACGACGTTCTCGCGCACCTGATCGTAGTAGTCCTCGTCCTTGCCGTCCTCGACGTCGTCGCGGATCTCCCCGTCGGGGCCGCGCTTGTGCCCGCGGAGGTCGAAGAACTGCCACTCCACGCCCACCTCGGGGAGGTCGCGCTCGGCGCGGTCCTCGCGGTACCGCCGCAGCGACGCCCGTCCGAGGTAGCAGAACGGACAGACGAAATCGGAGTAGATCGTGACCGGTCGCCGGTCGCTCGCGTCGTCGGCGGATGCGTCGTCGGCCGGGTCGTCGGCGGATGCGTCGTCGGTGCTCATGTGACTGCGAAGGCAAGCCAGGGGTTAGTGTCCGTCGCTCCCGGAGGTTCGTCGTTCCGGACGGACCGCCGGTACCGACGGACGTTCCGGCGCCCACCGGCGGGTTTTTCACGGGTGGGGCACCCGTGTGAGGGTATGAACCTCCCCCGTCTCGGCGGCTCGACGGGTCGCAAGCGCCCGTGGCTCGCGGTCCTCCTCGCGCTCGCGGTCACCGGGCTGGGCCACGCGTACCTCCGGCGGTGGCTCCGCGCGTTCGGCTGGTTCGCGGCGACGTTCGCGGCGGTCCTGCTGTTCGTCCCGCCGGAGGTCGTCGAGGCGCTCAACGCGGGCGACCCGGTGTCGAACCCGGTCAAGGCGCTGCCGCCGGTGATCGTCGTCCTCGCCAGCGCGGTCGACGCGTACATGCTGGCGCGCGCGACGCGTGAGGACGCGGGCGTGCGTCCGTCGGGTTCCGATGCCGGCGACGCCGGGTCCGGCGCCGCGGACGCGTCCCACCCCGGCGTCGCGGGGAGCGGCGCGGGGGCGGCGGGGCGCGGGGCGACGACCGCCGCCGAGGCGCCGGCGTGTCCCAACTGCGGGAAGGACCTCGACGCCGACCTCGACTTCTGTCCGTGGTGTACGACGAGGCTCGAATGGGACGATCCCGAGGGGCCGGACGTCGCCGGCGACGACGACGACGACGGTCCGAACCCGTAGGACCGCACTCGCCGGCCCGAACCGCCGTTAGGCTTTCAACGACTGCCGACGCACTCCGTGCATGGTCGCAGTCATCGACTCGCTCATCGTGTTTGTCGTGAGCGCGCTGGTGGGGGGAATCGGTATCTACGCGGGGGCGACGGTGCTGTCGGACGCCCGGAGCTACGAACACGCCGTCTGGACTGCGCTCATCGGCGCGCTGGCGTGGGTGATCGTTTCGACGCTGTTCGGGTGGCTGCCGCTGTTGGGAACCGCGCTCACGTATCTCGCGTACCTCGCGGTGATCAAGTGGCGCTACAAGGGCGGCTGGATCACTGCCGCCGGGATCGCGCTCGTCGGGTGGCTCGCGGCAACGCTCGTGTTGTCGCTGCTGTCGGCGGTCGGCTTCGGCGGCTTCTCCGCGCTCGGGATCCCGGGGGTGTGAGGGGTCGCCGACGGCGGGGGCGTCGGCGGGACCCGGGGATGTCGGGAGGCGAAACGTAGAAGCGGCCGCCGGAACGCAGTAGGGACCGTCGCCGCTTCTCCGCGGGCGTCGGGTAGGGGCGTCGCCCCGGGCCGCGGCGGCGATACCGTCGGCGAAGCCGGACCCGTAGCGTTTTACCCGGACACGGCACCATCATCGACCAGACAATGACGACCGACGCCGGCGGCATCGTGGGCGAGTTCCTCTCGCTGAAGGAGTCCACGGACGCGGACGTGCTCGCGATGCAGTGCGGCGACTTCTACGAATTCTTCGCCGACGACGCCGAGCTCGTCGCCGACGAGCTGGACCTCAAGGTCTCCCAGAAGTCGAGCCACGGCTCCTCGTACCCGATGGCGGGCGTCCCCCTCTCGGAGCTGACGCCGTACCTGAAGGCGCTCGTCGAGCGCGGCTACCGCGTCGCCGTCGCCGAGCAGTACGAGACCGACGACGGCCACGCCCGCGAGATCGAGCGCATCGTCTCCCCGGGAACCGTCGTCGACCCCGACGGCGCCGAGGCGCGGTGGCTCGCGGCCGTCGAACACGACGAGGCGAGCGACGACGAG
This genomic stretch from Halobaculum roseum harbors:
- a CDS encoding alpha/beta fold hydrolase, which gives rise to MVTLDADHEAWAAAQSETTAVVDGRELDVAYYEAGRDNDGPPAIFLHGIPTWSFLWRGIAPAVAEDRHVIVPDLVGYGNSQRTDDFDRSIRAQTGVIAELIADAGYDEVDLVAHDIGGGVALRFAAARPRQVRKLVLSNAACFDSWPVEYINSLGVPGVVEGWDDAEFEENMEFLFAEGAHGDADPAFVAGMREPWAREGGRPALARAAVATNTNHTTCIDYGAITAETLCLWGADDVLQPIDNAERLADAVAGDAEVVGLDDAYHWVTHDRTEAYRERVRTFLAD
- a CDS encoding acyl-CoA dehydrogenase family protein codes for the protein MSFQLSSEQEAIRDVVREFGENEIRPVAREHDETREYPHDLVEQAARYDLVAPTIPEEYGGAGMDLLTAVVVTEELWRADPGIGSAIGSRGFGTTMIREFGDEWMKEEWLPKVAAGDAATCSCISEPAHGSDVAGIETRAELDEEAGEWVLNGDKMWITNGTIADVAVVMAKTSPGERHRGITAFLVEADRDGFEPTKIDNKLGIRASDLAEIRLDDVRVPEDHVIGAVDQGFYQLMAFFAGGRTSVAAQAVGAAQGALDAAVEYAGEREQGGKTIQEYQAISHKLAEMATDVEAARSLTYRAASVVDADGDDQLAAKFASMAKLFASERAVEVADEGIQVHGGAGFVTDHPAERFYRDARITKIYEGTSEIQKNIISDQLL
- a CDS encoding winged helix-turn-helix domain-containing protein, which produces MSDEVEEAAAGDAPEWDFSERDVAILEEVADNPGISSRELSRVLEDDYGIEVSHVTVSETLRKMRERGVFRDAIVPNEDYYAFGLFEFKFDPSNFAEEWRAAMEYIRDDPHTLLYFLSDGEYQWKSVMMFPSREAQSKWIHEFYKEHGAVVSNLRNHVVHNVLKFRTDPEIFRTLREE
- a CDS encoding SDR family NAD(P)-dependent oxidoreductase is translated as MADRFSLSGDVAVITGASSGIGRAIAEEFAADGADVVVCSREQGNVDPVAEAINGAAEAAADADGDAEGDDEPGAAPAHGRCLAVECDVTDRDAVDALVEATVGEFGGLDVLVNNAGASFMAAFEDISANGWETVVDINLHGTFHCTQAAGDHLADGGGAVVNLASVAGRRAAQYMSHYGAAKAGVINLTETLALEWAGRDVRVNCIAPGFVATPGVEQQMGVSADEVDRGDVDRRIGTSEEIADIARFLASDAASYMTGETVAAQGVPQGEELPQQ
- a CDS encoding VOC family protein is translated as MVDDLDHGDPGREGQLHHVELYAAELDAVTPFWDWLLGELGYEPKEEWDGGRSWVNGPTYLVLVEADRPTERFDRTAPGLNHLAFHAASREQVDRLADGVRERADASLLYGDRHPFAGGYYALYCESPDGLKVEVVAPAE
- a CDS encoding MarR family transcriptional regulator; the protein is MSDDGTDGDLGVLRHKRDATRYRILVEIAERQPAVSQREIADAIGITAQAVSEHLGDLADGGFVDREGRGRYRVTKEGVDWLISRTDELSEYLDHVTSDVLGDVEVETALADGPVEEGDRVGLSMREGVLHARRVADADGDAPDTDAASGGSDDAGATAVAVTSGESGDDIGVAEFDGVVDYELGAVTAVTVPGVRDGGSGAVDPDRLRDLAGDADLVVAAGTEALAALGRIDRDPDVRFGTVDAVREAAMRGLDVLLVVVAGDLAAHAEGLRETAVSYEVVDASRGT
- a CDS encoding DsbA family oxidoreductase, with the protein product MSTDDASADDPADDASADDASDRRPVTIYSDFVCPFCYLGRASLRRYREDRAERDLPEVGVEWQFFDLRGHKRGPDGEIRDDVEDGKDEDYYDQVRENVVRLREEYDADGMLAFDEVHDADSWDAQQAALYVKQTADLDTFRDFYDAVLEAHWEEGREIDDLDTLAELAESVGVDGGEIRDAVDDGALAEELESQFEAARERGVTGVPTFVADGHAARGAVPPEHLRRLLEGV
- a CDS encoding zinc ribbon domain-containing protein, yielding MNLPRLGGSTGRKRPWLAVLLALAVTGLGHAYLRRWLRAFGWFAATFAAVLLFVPPEVVEALNAGDPVSNPVKALPPVIVVLASAVDAYMLARATREDAGVRPSGSDAGDAGSGAADASHPGVAGSGAGAAGRGATTAAEAPACPNCGKDLDADLDFCPWCTTRLEWDDPEGPDVAGDDDDDGPNP